The following is a genomic window from Synechococcus sp. JA-2-3B'a(2-13).
CAGGCGGCAATGCCCTCAAACGGCAAGTCTCCGACCCACCCCAGAGGCAGGGCCGTGTAGAAAGTCAAGGCTGCCCAGAAGCGCCGCAATCGCTCAGTCCTTGAGTCTGTGTAAAGGGATCCGCCAATCCAGCCCTCTGGGAGAGAAAATAGGAATCCTTGCGAACGGTGCGCCCCACCACAATGGTGAGCTTGACAATGGTGAGCTTGGCCACCAAAGCTCCGATGGCGCCCACCGCGGCCAACACCAGAAAGAGGGCTGCTTTTTCAGAAAGACTGGGATCCGCGGAGTCTGGTTCGAGTTCATGCTGAAGATCCTCCATCGCGCGGGTTGGCAGTTCCAACTCAGTCTGCCTTAGGGGGCCGGGAACTCTCTTGGATCCCTTGCCCCGGCTCTCCCTGAGAGCTAGAAGGAATGGGCCCCAGAGTCACCGGATGTATTCCTTCAACACGCTGTTGCGGTTGGGGTGGCGCAACTTGCGCAGAGCCTTAGCCTCGATCTGCCGGATTCGCTCACGGGTGACATTAAAGATCTGGCCGATTTCCTCCAGAGTTTTCATGCGGCCATCATCCAAGCCGTAGCGCAACTTCAACACATCCCGTTCGCGGGCGGTGAGGGTTTCCAAAACGCTTTCCAGATCTTCTCTGAGCAAGACTTTGGCCACCCGATCCTCCGGCGTCTCCCCATCCGACTCGATAAAGTCTCCCAGCCGAGAATCCTCTTCCTTGCCGATGGGGGTTTCCAAAGAGATGGGAAGCTGGGCCGACTTGGCGATAAAGCGCAACTTCTCGATGGTGATCTCCATGCGGGTGGCGATCTCCTCTTCGGTGGGCTTGCGGCCCAATTCCTGGGAAAGCAACTTGGTTACCTTTTTGATGCGGGAGATCGTCTCGTAGAGGTGGACAGGCAGGCGAATGGTGCGGGATTGGTCGGCAATGGCGCGGGTGATGGCCTGTCGAATCCACCACGTCGCATAGGTGGAGAACTTGTAGCCCTTCTCGTGGTCGAATTTCTCGGCTGCCCGAATCAGGCCCAGGGATCCCTCCTGAATCAAATCCTGAAAAGACAGGCCCCGGTTCATGTACTTTTTGGCGATGGACACCACCAAACGCAGATTAGACTGCACCATCTTTTCTTTGGCCCGCCGCCCCCGATGCAACCGCCGCCGAAATTCCGGCAAGGACATCTTGACCTCTTCTGCCCAGAGGGTGTCCGGCACCTCTTCTGGGTCTGACCAGAGGCCCATACGCTGAAAAACGGCCTCGCGAGCGCGCTCTAGCTCCAGCAGATCGGCAATTTTTCGGGCTAGCTCGATTTCTTCATCGGCCCGCAGCAGCCGGATACGCCCAATTTCTTGCAAATAGACCCGGATAGAGTCATCGGTGTAGGGCTTTTTCTTACTGGCCGCCTTGCGCTTTGAGCGACCTTTGGCACCGGCGGCGGCAGTCTCTCCATCCTCCTCTGCTGCCTCTTCGTCGTCGTCATCCTCATCAAAAGCATCAGTGTCACCGGTATCCAGTTCGCTCTCGAGGGTATCTGTCTCCGTGTCCAACTCCAGGGTGCCAGAAGGTGGATTTTCCAGATCCGATTCGAGAAGAGCTGTTTTACCCGATTTCACCAATTCCTTTGCTTGAGCCATGCTGAGTTCCTCGTGATCCTAATCACAGACAACTAAAGGTGACTAAGGGAGCTTAGACGCCAAAGGGAGAGGAGCAAGTTGCAGCCCTGCTGCATCCCACAACGCCAGAGTGAGGGAGCCGATATCCGCAAGCCAAAGCCTGAGTTGCCCTAGGCAAGCCTGCCCGCTTCTGGATAACCGATTGCTCGGGTCAATCTGGAAGCAGATATCGCTCATGGGGCTCAACTGAACTGGCGCAAGACCCGTCATCTTGGTGGGCGGAACCTCTCAAGATGGCGAGAGGTGGATCTTTCTCTTCGCCAATCCTGCGACGGGGTGCGAGGCACTTCACTGGGGGGGCGGAACATTCAGCACCTCAACCACTCCAACCTGCGAGGAGAAGATCGCTCTACAGCAGGCGGCAAGTGACCCTGGGAGGAACACTTGCGAGCAACTGTAGCCGTTCACACCAAAACGTCTTCCCTAAATTAGCCCGACCTGGGGGAAACAGCAACGGGGCAGGCAAAGAAAATGTTAAATTCGCCTCAACAATGGCCAGAATGGAAGCCCTGGCCAGGGATCCATCCTTCGGCCTAGTCCGGGCAAATGGCTCGATGCTAACTTAAATCAGACTCTAGGTCGATGACACCCTGCCTGACTTTGACTTCTATGACCCATCCCTTCCTGCAGCATCTCCAGGAACGTGTGATTGTCTTTGATGGGGCGATGGGATCCTCCCTCCAGGCCCAGAACCTGACGGCAGCGGATTTTGGTGGGCCGGAGCTGGAGGGTTGCAACGAGATGCTGGTGCTGACCAAGCCGGAGGCGGTGGAGCGGGTACACCGCGGCTTTCTGGAAGTGGGGGCCGACGTTGTTGAGACCAATACCTTTGGGGCTACCTCCATCGTTTTGGCCGAGTACGGGATCCCGGAAAAAGCCTACGAGCTGAACGTGGCGGCGGCGCGACTGGCCAAGCGGGTAGCAGCCGAGTTTGCGACGCCGGAAAAGCCCCGTTTTGTGGCCGGCTCCATTGGCCCCACCACCAAGCTGCCCACCCTGGGGCACATCAGCTTTGATGAGATGCGGGCTGCCTACGAGGAGCAGGTGCAGGGGCTAGTTGACGGTGGGGCGGATCTGCTGATCATCGAGACCTGCCAGGACATTTTGCAGACCAAGGCGGCCCTGGTGGCCGTGCAGCAGGAGTTTGCCCGACGCGGGATCCGCCTGCCGGTGGTGGTGTCCCTCACCTTTGAGGTGCAGGGGACAATGCTGGTGGGCACGGAGATCGGGGCGGCCCTGGCCATCCTGGAGCCCTATCCCATCGATGTGCTGGGCCTCAACTGCGCCACCGGCCCAGACAAGATGGTCGAACACATCCGCTATCTGTCCCGCCATTCTCCTTTCCCCATCTCCTGCATCCCCAACGCTGGCCTGCCGGAAAACATCGGCGGCAAAGCCCACTACAAGCTCACCCCGGAGCAGTTGCGCTTCCACCTGGAGCATTTTGTGCGGGATCTGGGGGTAGCGGTGGTGGGAGGGTGTTGCGGCACCCGTCCCGAGCACATCGCCGCCTTGGTGGAAGCCGTGCAGGGGTTGCGGCCCAAACGTCGTAGCATCGAACGGATCCAGGCTGCTGCCTCGATCTACACGCCCCAGCCCTACCTGCAGGACAACTCGTTTTTAATCATCGGCGAGCGCCTCAACGCCAGCGGCTCCAAAAAGATGCGGGAGCTGCTCAACGCCGAAGACTGGGACGGCCTGGTGGCCCTAGCGCGGGAGCAGGTGCGGGAGGGAGCCCACATCCTGGACGTGAATGTGGACTACGTGGGCCGGGATGGCGTGCGGGATATGCGGGAGCTGGTCTCGCGGCTGGTCACCCAAATCCAAATCCCCCTGATGCTGGACTCCACCGATTGGCAAAAGATGGAGGCGGGCCTCAAGGTGGCGGGAGGCAAATGTCTGCTCAACTCCACCAACTACGAGGATGGGGAAGAACGTTTCCTAAAGGTGCTGGAGCTGGCCAAAACCTACGGCGCCGGGGTGGTCATCGGCACCATCGACGAAGAGGGCATGGCCCGCACCGCCGACAAGAAGTTCCAGATTGCCGAGCGCGCCTATCGCCAGGCGGTTGAGTACGGGATCCCGCCCTACGAGATTTTCTTTGACCCTTTGGCCTTGCCCATTTCCACCGGCATCGAGGAAGACCGGGCCAACGGGGCAGCCACCCTGGAGGCCATCCGCCGTATCCGCCAGGCTTTCCCGGAGACCCACATTCTCTTGGGCATTTCCAACATCTCCTTTGGGCTCTCGCCGGCAGCCCGCGTGGTCTTGAACTCGGTGTTTTTGCACGAGTGCCGTGAAGCTGGGCTGGATGCCGCTATCGTCAGTGCCGCCAAGATCCTGCCCCTGAACAAGATCCCCGCAGAGCAGCAGCAGGTGTGTCGGGATCTGATCTGGGATCGGCGGCAGTTTAACGCCGTTCGCGTTAGCGGGACGGAGTCCTCGGGCATTTGCACCTACGATCCTCTGGCGCGGCTGACGGAGCTGTTTGCGGGCGTTTCCGGGAAGGAACTGC
Proteins encoded in this region:
- the rpoD gene encoding RNA polymerase sigma factor RpoD → MAQAKELVKSGKTALLESDLENPPSGTLELDTETDTLESELDTGDTDAFDEDDDDEEAAEEDGETAAAGAKGRSKRKAASKKKPYTDDSIRVYLQEIGRIRLLRADEEIELARKIADLLELERAREAVFQRMGLWSDPEEVPDTLWAEEVKMSLPEFRRRLHRGRRAKEKMVQSNLRLVVSIAKKYMNRGLSFQDLIQEGSLGLIRAAEKFDHEKGYKFSTYATWWIRQAITRAIADQSRTIRLPVHLYETISRIKKVTKLLSQELGRKPTEEEIATRMEITIEKLRFIAKSAQLPISLETPIGKEEDSRLGDFIESDGETPEDRVAKVLLREDLESVLETLTARERDVLKLRYGLDDGRMKTLEEIGQIFNVTRERIRQIEAKALRKLRHPNRNSVLKEYIR
- the metH gene encoding methionine synthase codes for the protein MTHPFLQHLQERVIVFDGAMGSSLQAQNLTAADFGGPELEGCNEMLVLTKPEAVERVHRGFLEVGADVVETNTFGATSIVLAEYGIPEKAYELNVAAARLAKRVAAEFATPEKPRFVAGSIGPTTKLPTLGHISFDEMRAAYEEQVQGLVDGGADLLIIETCQDILQTKAALVAVQQEFARRGIRLPVVVSLTFEVQGTMLVGTEIGAALAILEPYPIDVLGLNCATGPDKMVEHIRYLSRHSPFPISCIPNAGLPENIGGKAHYKLTPEQLRFHLEHFVRDLGVAVVGGCCGTRPEHIAALVEAVQGLRPKRRSIERIQAAASIYTPQPYLQDNSFLIIGERLNASGSKKMRELLNAEDWDGLVALAREQVREGAHILDVNVDYVGRDGVRDMRELVSRLVTQIQIPLMLDSTDWQKMEAGLKVAGGKCLLNSTNYEDGEERFLKVLELAKTYGAGVVIGTIDEEGMARTADKKFQIAERAYRQAVEYGIPPYEIFFDPLALPISTGIEEDRANGAATLEAIRRIRQAFPETHILLGISNISFGLSPAARVVLNSVFLHECREAGLDAAIVSAAKILPLNKIPAEQQQVCRDLIWDRRQFNAVRVSGTESSGICTYDPLARLTELFAGVSGKELRSGGSFADLPLEERLRRHIIDGERIGLEETLAEALQNYPPLEIINTFLLDGMKEVGELFGAGKMQLPFVLQSAETMKAAVKYLEPFMEKVGGEVCKGTLLIATVKGDVHDIGKNLVDIILTNNGYRVINLGIKQPVENIIEAYEKSKADCIAMSGLLVKSTAFMKENLEVFNERGITVPVILGGAALTRRFVEEDCRQTYKGQVIYGRDAFVDLHFMDRLMQAKAAGRWDDRLGFLDDLELGSPSANGQKEASWVPEETDPSLPPAETTVGAAPALTLSESQDTRRSEAVALETERPIPPFWGSQVLTSDQIPWPEVFFYIDKQALVAGQWQIRKPRDQSAEEFAEFIATQVEPVIERWKERILAEDLLHPQIVYGYFPAQAEGNTLILFDPASFPELFSLEPGSTTYFQLPTVERPQLSPGVRELARFTFPRQKTGHRYCIADFFAARSTGLVDVFPMQAVTVGAEATAYAQRLFAEGQYTDYLYFHGLAVTLAEALAEWCHARIRRELGFGHEDSPDIRKILHQGYRGSRYSFGYPACPNIADQRVLLQVLQAERIGLTMDESDQLDPEQSTTAIVAYHPAARYFNT